A single window of Girardinichthys multiradiatus isolate DD_20200921_A chromosome 15, DD_fGirMul_XY1, whole genome shotgun sequence DNA harbors:
- the emilin1a gene encoding EMILIN-1a has product METFFYLLAFVLTHGCSGLGYVAESSIQAGQRAASRHRNWCAYVVTRTVSCVMEDGVETYIKPDYQRCTWGQCPRVAYRTYRRPRYKIAYKMVTEMEWKCCHGYSGEDCHQGPHGTLDTRVNGGQTQTTQTGGGKKGEEGESERIQELQDTITSLKKELHDMKTTIDGINQKLPSLNGATVAADSAQPFMKETINSIQTKLDHLYNRTQVHDETLLNINNHLVNGGGNQLDENVETGGGNQLNTLKEEILTELGRRVSLSCSSCQAGVEDLRREQVEDRERIRDLEKLISSMDQHVRQKLEIFRRESERSQGCCNTITELEKRLSDLDIRLTSTSDKCDSIKGRLDKELARTGGGKGQVTEDRFNSRLRELEKRLNTTLRKTEQKCTNTGSNLKETIQRDFNQLRNSVFHQLDDHGFKIGKIEMDVADLGDTVTDHSRRLSQLENITTFLDRKLSSTTKMCNETCGHNGKGPATDETIKTLEWRVVTNQEHIKRFNNTLNNLSVTGDSLIDRVIDLTNDINKIKAVTGQNGEHFTRIVTEIDKLGRDFEDCLVCRNIEQDLRLLTNSTMIGLNKCQRELTDLRKKVDSGESACSQVCSNLQEEVGRLREDVEECTGQCKTNINDLKKRLDGHTFHSGKLGGDLKSIQGELANVMVTFNYINNTLKDLGWTVKTHGTTLTDLFNTNDKTISVVNDLQNELTEHIDDSKIQFGNLGREIQIIRNNYVTEVGECRRSRDGLDQRLSKLEGVCSRLDSFTDSLEKIKEGLNRHVSGLWGCVNGLNVTVTSQGELIDNIQNIQLDHVHSRIHKLNSSVLDLGRQFTVFREQDFRGPPGPQGERGEPGPQGPVGPQGRVGSPGRDGRQGPVGPPGLRGEQGLQGSDAQVPRLSFSAALTRPMRKTGTIEFNEVFVNENNAYDPKTGLFTAPQRGRYFFSGILTGHKNMKIEAVLSKSNVGVARVDSAGYQPEGLEKPMAEAKHIPGALAVFNIILSLEAGETVCIDLVTGKLAFSSEPLTIFSGMLLY; this is encoded by the exons GAACTGGTGTGCTTATGTGGTGACGAGGACAGTAAGCTGCGTTATGGAGGACGGAGTGGAGACATATATCAAACCAGACTATCAACGCTGTACCTGGGGCCAATGTCCTCGAGTGGC CTATCGAACATATAGGAGGCCAAGGTATAAGATAGCTTACAAGATGGTGACAGAAATGGAGTGGAAGTGTTGCCACGGTTACTCAGGGGAGGACTGCCACCAGGGTCCGCATGGGACCCTTGACACTCGGGTCAACGGAGGGCAGACTCAAACGACACAGACCGGGGGTGGAAAGAAGGGTGAAGAGG gTGAGAGTGAGAGAATCCAGGAGCTGCAGGACACAATCACCAGTCTTAAAAAAGAACTCCACGACATGAAGACCACCATTGATGGCATAAACCAAAAGCT TCCCAGCCTGAATGGGGCCACTGTTGCTGCAGATTCAGCTCAGCCATTCATGAAAGAAACCATCAACAGCATCCAAACTAAGCTGGaccatctctacaacagaacaCAG GTCCATGATGAGACCCTGCTCAACATCAACAACCACTTGGTGAACGGAGGCGGAAATCAACTGGATGAAAATGTTGAGACAGGAGGAGGAAACCAGCTGAACACACTGAAGGAAGAGATCCTGACCGAGCTGGGGCGAAGGGTCTCTCTGTCCTGCTCTTCCTGTCAG GCCGGTGTGGAGGACCTGAGACGAGAGCAGGTGGAGGACAGAGAAAGGATCAGAGACTTGGAGAAGCTGATCAGCTCTATGGACCAACATGTCCGGCAGAAATTGGAAATCTTCCGCAGAGAAAGCGAGCGTTCCCAGGGCTGCTGCAACACCATCACAGAGCTAGAGAAGAGACTGTCGGATCTGGACATTCGACTCACGTCCACCTCAGACAAGTGCGACAGCATTAAAGGGCGGCTGGATAAGGAGCTTGCTAGGACAGGTGGAGGAAAGGGTCAAGTCACTGAAGATCGGTTTAACAGCAGGCTAAGAGAACTGGAAAAGAGGTTAAATACCACATTGAGGAAGACAGAGCAGAAGTGTACGAACACTGGGAGCAACCTGAAAGAAACCATCCAAAGAGATTTCAACCAGCTGCGTAATTCGGTCTTTCATCAGTTAGATGACCACGGCTTTAAAATTGGAAAAATAGAAATGGATGTGGCAGATCTTGGAGATACAGTGACGGACCATAGCCGACGTTTAAGCCAGCTGGAGAACATCACAACCTTCCTTGACAGAAAATTGTCCTCAACCACAAAGATGTGCAATGAGACCTGCGGGCACAATGGAAAAGGCCCAGCGACAGATGAGACTATAAAAACCTTGGAGTGGAGAGTTGTAACCAATCAAGAACACATCAAGAGATTTAACAACACCCTTAACAACTTGTCTGTGACAGGAGACTCCCTGATTGACAGAGTGATTGATCTAACCAATGACATCAACAAGATAAAAGCTGTGACCGGGCAGAATGGTGAACACTTTACACGCATTGTTACAGAGATTGATAAGCTGGGCAGAGATTTTGAGGATTGTCTTGTTTGCCGCAACATCGAGCAGGACCTCCGCTTGCTCACCAACTCCACAATGATCGGTCTTAACAAGTGCCAGAGAGAACTGACAGATCTGCGGAAAAAAGTTGACTCGGGGGAATCCGCCTGCTCTCAGGTGTGTTCCAACCTTCAGGAAGAGGTGGGACGACTAAGAGAGGATGTGGAGGAATGTACAGGACAGTGTAAAACTaacataaatgacctgaagaaaCGGTTGGATGGTCATACTTTCCACAGTGGGAAATTAGGCGGTGATctaaagtccatccaaggagaGCTGGCTAATGTCATGGTAACTTTTAACTACATTAATAACACACTGAAGGACCTGGGATGGACTGTGAAGACACATGGTACCACGCTGACAGATCTATTCAACACCAATGACAAAACCATATCTGTG GTGAATGACTTGCAGAATGAGCTGACAGAGCATATTGACGACTCGAAGATTCAGTTTGGCAATCTGGGCAGAGAGATCCAGATAATCAGGAACAACTATGTGACAGAGGTGGGGGAGTGCCGGCGTTCCAGAGACGGTCTGGACCAAAGGCTCTCCAAGCTGGAGGGAGTCTGCAGCCGCTTGGACTCCTTCACAGACAGCCTAGAGAAAATCAAAGAGGGCCTGAACAGACACGTGTCTGGCCTGTGGGGCTGTGTTAATGGGCTCAATGTCACCGTAACGTCCCAAGGAGAGCTTATTGACAATATCCAGAACATCCAGCTCGACCATGTCCACTCCAGGATACATAAGCTGAACTCCTCAGTGCTGGACCTGGGCAGGCAGTTCACCGTCTTCAGGGAACAGGACTTTAGGG GTCCACCAGGCCCCCAGGGAGAAAGAGGCGAGCCTGGACCACAGGGTCCTGTTGGACCACAAGGAAGGGTGGGATCCCCAGGCAGAGACGGCAGACAGGGACCAGTGGGACCCCCag GGCTCAGAGGAGAACAGG GTCTTCAAGGGTCTGATGCCCAGGTGCCACGCCTTTCCTTCTCTGCTGCACTAACTCGTCCAATGAGGAAAACGGGAACTATAGAGTTCAACGAAGTGTTTGTCAATGAAAATAATGCCTATGATCCTAAAACAG GGCTATTTACAGCACCCCAGCGTGGCAGATACTTTTTTAGCGGCATCCTGACCGGTCACAAAAACATGAAGATTGAGGCGGTGCTTTCCAAGTCAAACGTCGGCGTTGCCCGAGTGGATTCAGCGGGATATCAGCCTGAAGGCCTGGAGAAGCCCATGGCAGAAGCCAAACACATCCCTGGAGCTCTGGCTGTGTTTAACATCATCCTGTCCTTAGAGGCCGGGGAAACGGTCTGCATCGACCTCGTGACGGGCAAGCTGGCCTTCTCTTCTGaacctttgaccatcttcagtGGGATGCTGCTGTACTAG